DNA from Anoplopoma fimbria isolate UVic2021 breed Golden Eagle Sablefish unplaced genomic scaffold, Afim_UVic_2022 Un_contig_7638_pilon_pilon, whole genome shotgun sequence:
aagttattttgtataactcctcttctgttgactttaaataatagaagtggccgtggggcagacacagtctctatagggtttctGATGGGTAACTTCTCTAATATATAAACAGGAGGGAATATATTTGATATGTTTATGATGCTAACATTACTAATAGTGCAAACAAAATCTAACAGTGGTGAaaaagctaacagtgctaacagcgcaaacagcCCTAATAACAGCTTACAATGCTTACAAGAGCAACAGCGCTGGcagagctaacggtgctaacagtacAAATAGCTCTAACAACAGCTATGTTTCCATGACAATGCCGTtagttagcttgttagctaatTCACCTCATGGCACATTGAAGCTGTTTCTGACggtaaaatatttgtttctatcTGCACATGAcagtattttgcctctgcactgtacttatgctctggtttatgctttaagatgcttgtttaagaaaggagatgcactgatgacttctggtgactagtagttctcttgaatacctatgttgaatacacttcctgtaagtggctttggataaaagcgtctgctaaatcaGCGGTCCCCAACCTTTTTTGCGCCACGGACCGGTTTAATGTTAGACAACATTTTCACGGACCGGcggataaatacacaaaataaaataaaaactggtattttctaaatataataataaacgtGAATCGACTGTGTACTCTTATGCAACTTTATTAGCAGCGCACTCGTAACAACGTGCAAACAACATAACATGAGTAAATAACTGGTCGCTATGGTAACGGTTAAACgtgccttcaaaataagacagaacacaaaaacaattataaagtgcatgaaaaatacAACTCACTATTAGGCCTATTGCTAAATCAGTGGGAGCCCTGAGCTTGTTTCCCTGCAACGAGACGGTCCCATCTAGGAAtaatgggagacaatgacaccCGAAGTGTGTTGCTTACGTCCAGCCTACTCCGATATTTAGTTTTGGTTGCcgtcactgcagaaaatcccGCTTCACACAAATAGGATGTCGGAAATGGCAACAGGGTTTTCAGTGCTGTTGTGGCGATCTCAGGGTATTCTGCTGTGACTGTGATCCAGAACACCGGCAGAGTGGTTGTTTCGAACATACTTTTAAGGGAATCCGgtcatttttctaaataaaacattaaaagtaacgagtacttttcacatttttttttcacttttgtcatATGCACAACAGAGCTGAAATTAATTTACGTTTTTAGTGTAAATttgtttgaaattaaattacattttttgttgtatgtATTGTTCTATGTAGCTATGTTTAATGAACAATACACAAAATGAAGCAAGAGTTTTAAGtgcatctctttctctcactcactcactataACACGTTATGTCTTTTTCACTGATCCAAGCACtccaatacaaaaatgtaaagtaacTTGTAATTTGAGTAACTTTAtaacaaagtactttttcaCTCTTACTCGAGggaatatttacttttactcaagtagatTTCGAAAGAAGTAATTGTAGTTTTACTTGAGTATAGATTTTCAGTACTCTACCCACCACTGGATAAACAAAAcggaaataatgttttttttttttttaaattaaaataaataaataatctttctcTGCGGACCGGTACCAAATGACCCACGGACCGGTACCGGTCCGCGGCCCGGGGTTGGGGACCGCtgtgctaaatgactgtaatgtaatgtaatgtaatgtaatgtaatgacatggTGATACAGTCTGAGGAAACAaccctgttttattttctgtttattttcatgtaacGTTTCAACCTTGAATATTAAATACGATTCATTTATGTAGCTGTTGCTTTTGTTCAGCTGATGCTAGACAAGCTACCTGATTTCAGGTGAGTCCAGAATCCAGACAAAGTGAAGACATCACATCAGCTCTCTGCTCAgttgtcatttattgtcataCATTAGATAATGATTCACATCAGGGTTTCAAACCTCCACCAAACAACCAACTGTCCTAGACTGAAACATggttttatactttatactccACGTTTTGCTCTTTTAAAATGGTTTCAGCAGTTACTGCAGTGAttctataaatgtttttctatttgagatggcaacaaacatttcaaacatcaGCAGGTTTTCTTGTGCTGTTGATCAGTTTCAGGAACATAAGGCCTACAGTGAGATTACATGtttaatgagagaaagagaaagaaatcacaGGAGATCATCTGATATTCTGCTGAACGTTGGTCCTGAACTAGTGCACAGGACGGATCTTCATGCTGATGGCCTTCAGGGAGTAGCCATGACCCTTCCAAAGCGACCACTCCACTCCAACAGCATAGACAGTGTTGTCAGCCCCCCAACGATAAACCCCGTTGGGGTTTGAACTGTGACAGGTATTGTACCAGAATGCCCCCAAATATCTTTTGGCACAGTTCTCTGCATTCGAGTCTTGGTCTTTGTCGAAGGTGGTGAACTTCTGCCCGCTGTGATAACTCAGGGAGTCTCCTACAGAAACACATATAAGAACCACAGTGTTGTAAATCAgcattaactttaaataaaagctgAACTTCTGCAGTCTTCTGTCCGATGGACTGATGATACCAGTCGTGTTTGGGAATTGGAGGTTTTAATAAACTTCCCAAGAGACCGTTCTCATGGATTggatgttttaacattttgtccATATTACACAAACTGACTCCTTATCTCTGTTAACTCTACTGACCTCTACTGACCTGATCATGCAGCCAAATTATGTTCACATCCCTAGCAACGTGGACGGCTCTAGGTGCAAGTGCTTTTAAAGTCTTCTGTGTGTGAGCTACAAGAGGCCTCTTAGACTAGATTATTTTATAAGCATGCAAGATTTTAAGAGCAGGATTAAGGATCATGGGAGCTCTGAATGTACTTGTCCTGAAACGGAATTctttaatgttgtatttaaatgttgttttgtttctatccTTTTTAATCCTGCATCTGTGACTGAGTGACGGTTCAAACATGGTATTCTGAGTCCAGTTCGGACttcatgctcaaggacctcttgtggttgagttgactcacactttctcacgCTCACTACTCTTAACGGCTGCTAgtgaaaacacagctgagtgcatcaccTCCAGACGCTGCTCTGAGACCAGAGACCTTGTGGAGGAAACAGTTTGCTTACTTGTGTCGTTTTGGAcggtgtttggctaacagctaacagaactacttgTGTTTTTAGACAAGATTATATGTCGGGCACGCAGTTTGgtaaatttaattttgtttttgtcaagattGTATGACGTGTCTTAAACGATGACTGTTCACACATAGATCAAGACTTAAGCATACCACTATTCAGCTTTCCCAAACTACTTTTTCACCAGTAGGCTCTCGGCTTGAAAGACTTTTGCCAGTCCCAATGTGGAGGGTATCCCGAGACCAGCCGAGGACCccagctctctgtctgcctctacCTGGTAAATTACGCCCTAATCATCTCGCTGGAGAGCCGTGAAGAAATGACCGGCTGAGCAACACTGGAAACTCTCATCTAAAGCAAAGCTGCTATGATTGAGAGTTGATGACGGTTAGCGCTCTGaattatcaatatttaaattcataGGGTTCAGATTAACACTAACATTTTTTATGCCcccaaaagaacatttttgtttcactcACCTGCACCTCCGTTGGTGAATCCAGATACTTTCAGTACAAACCCGTCACACTCTGCACCGACGGAGAACTGAGAGTAGCGAGCAAACACTTTTTTCCCATCGAAGTCCTCCATCTCGACCAGCAgctcatattttttgttgtgcGTCAGGTAGTGGATGTTGTCAAGACCTGCGCACAcacgaatacacacacatttataaatgtgtacaCACTGGCcacagtttaacattttcaaacttattcAATAAAACTCTGACATTTAAATTcaggaaaagaacaaaaaaatccaaaaacgTCAGTCAAATCATTTGGTCGCTGCCCCATTTCTGGAGTTTAATGGTTGTACTTTGTGAACAGTGAGTCTCAAGAAGTCATGAATCCATTCATCATCTTCAGCAGCTTATCAAGGTATTCTAGCAAACCTTTCCCCAGCAATGTTCTCCTGCTCTTCCTGGGGAACACCGAGGTGTTCATAGACCAGACGAGGTATATAAACCctccagcatgttctgggtctacagggcctcttaccagttggacgtgcccaGAAAACCTCTAAAAGGATGCGTCCAGgaggatcctgatcagatgttgAACCAACTCAGCTGGACCTTTTAGACAACAATCGGTCTGAGCTTCTTTTCAAGCACCCTGGACTACACACTTTCCCGTTGAGGCTGAGCATGAAGTCATGactgttagtttgttttaatttctcaCCGAGCCAGTGCTCTCCTACTGCGCTACCGAAGCCGAGCTTGTATTGATCCCAGGGCCGGTAGAAGTTCACCGAGCCGTCCATCCTCCTCTGGATTACCTGGGGGGGTTATACCAGTAAAAACAAGGTTGTATGTGATTTATTGTGTAGGTCCAGCAAGGAAGTGCTCATAGTGTGCTCATACTTCCGGTAAATACTCACcgtccatcctcctccttctgacTTCATGTCACAGTAcgcctacacacaaacacagtcatcaGTAAATCTGTTTACATGTGAACTTGAATCCTTTTCCATGAGCTAAAACTGATCGCGGTCCAGACCAGACCTCCTCGGTTCTGCTCATTGAAACCAATGAGGAAGTgcttaaaacatgcattctctctcctgtccaccagggggcgactcctctggttgtatagaagtctatgagaaaatgactctacttctctcttgatttattccctcagtaaacattgtaaacatgagtttatggtctcaatctctagtttcaagtcttcttcaatacagcatgatgttcatttagtaaatgatgctccatttagagtcaaacagaccataaagcaggggatgctttagggcggggctacacactgattgacaggtctacgtatgacgtatacggcgtctctacgtcactcctcctcagtcctaatatgctcacttcctgttcactggttgcagaaagaacaacatggcaacagcttAATTACCAAACTCGAGGCttaaaacatccacaaaccaattaaTGACGTccccatgactacgtccacttcttataaacagtctgtggaCCATAAGTAGCCACCAGGAAGTTCATCTAATCTGACTCATCTCAAAAGGCAAAAACTTTGTGGTGTAAATGTGAAGGTGAAGCGTACCTGGACAGCAGACCTCTCTCCAGCGGGATAGATGGTGTACTCTCCACTGGGGAGGCTGTTGTCTTGATGATGGATGTCGCTGCAGTCCGGCGTTTGGAAGAGATCGTAGCAGCTGGTCGACAGCGGAgccagaaggaggaggacgactGAACCCAGCTGGAACAGGTTTGGattttactttctgttttaaCAGTTTGGCTTCTGACATGTTCTCCCTCTTAACTCGTCAAATACGACGTTTGCTTCAAACTGGTGTCCGTTTGGGACGAGTCAGGGAGGCGTCTGAAGTTTCTACTTGTTACATGGATggtatcttttcaaaataaactttagcTTTGCTTACTTTTTAGGTtaacagaactacttggttaggtctagaaaaaaacaaaacatttgttacaTAACTGTCTTTTTAAAGTCAGGAAGTTGTGAACGTTGACTATGTTTTAAaagggacatgaacagcggtctcctgtgaaagtcctgtgtttgtttgactgtctCTCTTTAAACTACGTATGTTTCTCTGATAGTCTCATGAAGACTCTGATGTGTTTACAGTTGAAGCTCTGAGCGGCGTCGGTATCAGACGAGTTTGTTTGTAGAAcgtgttgtcatggtgatgtgGACAAAGTCAGCTCTCAGAGTAAGGAGAGGTGGGGCTAAATGATAGTAATCATCTGTAGCGACCTTCTAATCTATTGATATCACAAACGTTCTGTAAAATATCAGTTACCCTTACCTTCATTGTCAGATTTCTGCTGAAACGATGTTGGACCCGTCTGATGCTCTGAAAATACAATAAGATGATTACCACTGATGGTAATGATACAAATGAAACCATGTTCAAGCACTAATATTACCTTACAGTCTGGCTGTCAATCGGTGATGCAATATCATGATTCAATATGTTGCTGTTTCTTAAAATCTAActtttgcaaaacattttttcatgcaatCAGAACATTGGGATCTGCATTTCAGAGCCAAGAATCTTTGCATGAAAACTATTAAACATGcaattttgaaatataatttaaatctATTGCAATGTTAAAAAGGTCAGCTCAACTTGTTGTAAttcaaaaaatatcaataaaggaaaaaatcaccaaaaaagCAATATCTCAGATAGCTTTGTCAGATGTGTGTAAAGTCTCCTGGTTGGATTCTTTACCTGTCTGAACTCACCTGCAGGTAAAGTGAAGAGACTTTGTGGCTTCAGAGGAACAAACTGCTGCTTCTCCTTCAGTCTGTCGCTGCTTTTATCTGCAGAAGGCTCTGTGGTGTCAGAGGAGACGAAGCGTTTAGAAAGACGCTCCCAATGAAGACACGTGATAACTGtgtatttagtttaaaacacaCGTATCATGTGTTTTATCCTGTTTATCTTCCACTCCAAATCCTCCTGTAGTTCCTGTTCTTCTTCCACTGAATTTATGTTTGTaagattaaacttttttttgccaatggCCCAGTGGAACTAGATGACTGTGAATTAAAGaaattcaaaacctttacaagATTTATAGATTTGAAACAACGACAACATCGAGTGACATAAGGAATGCTGCGGAACCTCATACTTTGGTATGGGAATGGTTTGTCTGGTATAGTCCCACTTAATCCGGTATCGTCCCAGTTTGTCCGGTATTGTATGGTTTGTCCAGTATTGTCCCGGTTTGTCCAGTATTGTCATGGTTTGTCCAGTATTGTCCCAGTTTGTCCATTATTGTCATGGTTTGTCCAGCATTGTCCAGTATTGTCCCAGTTTGTCCAGAATTGTCCCAGTTTGTCCAGTATTGTCCAGTATTGTCCCAGTTTGTCCAGAATTGTCCCGGTTTGTCCAGCATTGTCCAGTATTGTCCCAGTTTGTCCAGAATTGTCCCAGTTTGTCCAGTATTGTCATGGTTTGTCCAGTATTGTCCAGTATTGTCCCAGTTTGTCCAGAATTGTCCCAGTTTGTCCAGTATTGTCATGGTTTGTCCAGTATTGTCCCAGTTTGTCCAGAATTGTCCCAGTTTGTCCAGAATTGTCCCAGTTTGTCCAGTATTGTCATGGTTTGTCCAGTATTGTCCAGTATTGTCCCAGTTTGTCCAGAATTGTCCCAGTTTGTCCAGTATTGTATTATCATTTATCTGAGTGTTTATCTTCCACTCCAAATCCTCCTGTAGTTCCTGTTCTTCTTCTATGGAATTCAAGTTTGTAATAATAAactgagtttgtttttctgccgATGTTTTTGTAGAACGAGACGATTGtcaattaaagaaattaaaaacctTGTGAagatttaaagctttaaaacaacagcatgGTGTGACATAAGAAACACCGTGAAAATTCATACTTTACctttaatacatacatacatacatacagtgccctccagaatctttggcacccttagtgaatatgagcaaaacaggctgtgaaaaaatgtctttgctgtttatcctcttggtctttcactcaaaatattcacaaaaatcttaccttttcattgaagtacaattattgaaagaaaaaaaaacatgttgacattaaataaatatttttctccaaaacatttgtgtcacaattattggcacccctagaAAATCTTATGCTTACAAtctaactgaagtataattccagtcatatttgacatttttaaattcacctgtttgattaggaactcttaagtggtcaaccatgacttcctgtttcactggggtataaatatgaggtgacacaggccaaactcccttagtcattcatcactacgggaaagacccgagaacacagtgacgatgtgcgacgaaaagttgttgagctgcacaaatcagaaaatggatataagaaaatctctaaacagttgaaaatacccatttccactatcagggcataattaagaagtttaaagcgaCAGGAGATGTTAAGAATCAGCCTGGAAGAGGACGTGTGTGTACACTGACCCCACGCACCGTGAGGAGGATGGTTCGACTGGCAAAAGA
Protein-coding regions in this window:
- the LOC129115858 gene encoding microfibril-associated glycoprotein 4-like, yielding MKLGSVVLLLLAPLSTSCYDLFQTPDCSDIHHQDNSLPSGEYTIYPAGERSAVQAYCDMKSEGGGWTVIQRRMDGSVNFYRPWDQYKLGFGSAVGEHWLGLDNIHYLTHNKKYELLVEMEDFDGKKVFARYSQFSVGAECDGFVLKVSGFTNGGAGDSLSYHSGQKFTTFDKDQDSNAENCAKRYLGAFWYNTCHSSNPNGVYRWGADNTVYAVGVEWSLWKGHGYSLKAISMKIRPVH